Genomic DNA from Pelagibaculum spongiae:
AAGAGAACCGCAGGCTTGCAACTGAAAAAGTTTTTGATGGTTCTGAGTCCGGTATTATCACGCGAATAGCTGCAGTGGGAAGAACTACAAACAAAAAAGCAACGGAAGCTTTTAATAAACTAACAGCAGATCAAAAGCATTCTATCAAAGATTTAAAACATCATGGTGGTAATGGTCTAATTGGCCCCAAGCTGTCAGCTGCAATAATTAATGATGAACCACACAATGCAGCCTATGAAATACTATTTGGCAGCAACCATAATGATCATGATGGCGATGGAAAAAAAGATACTCGTTAGTCCGGTTTTCATTCTAGAAGAATTGACGAAGCTAAGGCATTTACTGATGATTTAACTGGAAAGGAAGCGGAAAAACTTCATGCCAAAATTAAGAACAACAAAGATGGTTTAGAAAATAATATAAAAGATGCAAAAAAAGTTCTTGAAGGATCAAATGAAGCAGTTGGGTTGTCAGAAAAAGAAAAACAAGCTGAGTTAAAGAAATACAATAACGTCATTGGTGAACTTGAAAAGAAAATGGATAAAGCAAAAATAGAATATGAAAAAATAGTGCTCTCTGCTGATACAGAAACTTCTAACAATGATGAAGATGAAGACACCACCACTACTCCTGAAGATGAAGAAGACGAAACTTCCGAAGACGGCCGCCATGTAAATCCTGAAGATATTAATAATGATGTCGTAGCAAATCCGGATAAGGTTGATCCGGAAGACACTTATACCAATAACGGTAACCCCGACACTAAAGAGCCAGAAGGCCCGGCAACGCAGGATGATAGAAATGATCCGAATTATGGGGTGGTGGATCCGGTTAACCCTGATTTAATAGACCCATTAAAAACTGGCAATTCTGGTAATGGAACCGCACCGAATAGTGGTGCCCAGCCAGATAAAACCTTCGACCAGTACAATAATGATAAAAATGAAGAAACTGCAGCAAATAATGGTTTGACACCACCTTCCAAGCCTAAGCCAAATACTGGTTTTACCGGAGATACCGGTGGCACGATACGAATTTATATGCCCGGTTTTGGTTATGTTAATGTAGGCCGAAACGGTTCAATTAATGGTTTTAATCCTTCTGGCGGCAGCTTTGGGGGGTGGTCGATATGGCGGCGGGTCATTTGGTGGTGGCCGTTACGGTGGTGGTTATGGAGGCGGTTCATTTGGTGGTGGTCGCAGCGGTGGCGGTTTCTTTGCGCCAGTAGTTATAGACCTAGATGGCGACGGCGTAGAGTTAGTCAATTTATCGGATTCTTCTGCAAGTTATGATGCAGATTTTAACCAACTCAAAAACCCGATGGGTTGGGTCGGTAAAGACGATGGTTTGTTAGCCTTTGATAAAAACGCCGATGGCCAAATTAATCAGACCGATGAAATTTCTTTTACCAGCTATTTAGAAGGTGCTCAAACTGATTTAGAAGGTTTGGCGGCATTTGATAGCAATAATGACCAGCAATTAAATGCGGCTGATGAGTTATGGCAGCAGTTTGGTGTTTGGCAAGATGCGAATCAAAATGGTATTTCTGAAACTGGAGAGTTTTTATCGCTTGATCAGTTAGGTATTCAGTCAATTAATTTGGTCAGTGATCAGCAGGCAGATATTTCTGGTAGTAATTTGATACATGGTTTAGGTAGCTATCAAACCAGTGATGGGCAAACCCACCAATTAGCCGATGTTAGCCTGGCTTATTTATCCGATACCATTGAACAACAACTTCAGCTGAATGACGATGGCTCTGTTGATTTACAGATAGAGCAGGGACAAGTGCATTTTTTATCCGATCAAGTAAACCAGTTTAATTCTCAGCAGGCGGATTCATCGCTGATAGGTATTGTTGGTAGCGATCAGAACGATCAAATTGAAAAAACCGGCGATCAGAATGGCTTTATTATTGGTGGCCGTGGAAATGATCAGCTATTTGGTGGTGCGGGTAATGATGATTTCTTGTTTGCGGCGGGTGACGGTAAAGATGTAATCAACTTACAGAATAGCGGTGGCACCGACCGGTTGCTGTTAGCTGATATTAGCCAGCAGCAGCTGGAGTTCACGCAGATTGATGATGATTTGCAAATCTCGGTATTATCACCGCAACACAGTGACGATCAAATTACGATTGAAGGCTGGTTCAGCCAGCCACAGCAACAGCTGAATGCGATTGTTACAATTGATAGCACACTAAGTGCTGCTGCGGTCGACGGAATGATTCAAGCAATGGCAGGTTTTGCTGCTGCTAATGAATCAGGCGAAGTCAGCATGGCTGAAGAGCGCCAGCAGCAGGACTTGGGATTGGTTATTGCCGGTGCTTGGGGATAACGGCACAAAAACTACCGCACCTGCCAGAAGGAAGGTGCGGATTTTATGTAAAGCCTACTGGGAGCTCTGGCGGCGTGCCTACTTCCAAGTGCCGAGATAAGCTGCCTCGGCTTCGGCTTCCCTGTCGCTCTATCTTTTGAATCCATTTAGTCGTTCACCCCCAGCCTCTAGTCCCGAAGTAATTGAATCCGGTCAAAAAATAGTCAATCTTTGCTAGCTGGCTTTAGACCTCTCTGTTAGCATTGCCCGGATTTTTCAATGGGATGGCAGTAGTCAGTGAGTAGTCAGCAGCATTACCAGCAACAACCTATCGGTATTATTGGCGCAATGGATCAGGAAGTTGCCCTGTTGCGGGAAAAACTAACCCACAGTGAATCCTTAAGCTTCGGCGGTATTGAATTTTATACCGGTGAATTGGATGGTACGCCGGTGGTACTGCAGAAATGCGGTATCGGCAAGGTGAATGCTGCAATTGGCACCACGCTGATGGCCGACCGCTTCAACCCATCTTGTATTATTAACACAGGCTCGGCCGGTGGTTTTGATCCGTCGCTGAATGTTGGTGATGTGGTTATTTCTACCGAAGTGCGTCATCACGATGTTGATGTCACCGCATTTGGTTATGAATACGGCCAAGTGCCTCGTATGCCGGCGGCATTCACTCCATGTGAAACCTTGGCAGAACAAGCAATCAAGGCACTGGAACAGCTGCGTAGTCAGGGTGATCACCATTATCATATTGACCGTGGTTTGATCATTACTGGCGATACTTTCATGCAGTGCGAAAGCAAAATTGCTGAAACTAAAGCGCGTTTCCCGCAAACCAAAGCGGTTGAAATGGAAGCAGCAGCAATCGCCCAAGTTTGCCACCAACTCAGCGTGCCATTTTTAGTGATTCGCTCGCTTTCTGATATTGCCGGTAAAGAATCGAGCGTCAGCTTTGATGAGTTCTTGGTGACGGCAGCAACGCACAGTGCAGAAATGGTCATGGCCATTATCAATCAGGTCACAGCAGACCAATTATCACCGAGTCCGGTCGCTGCCTGATACAAAAAAAGTATTTAAAAAGCCCGCAATAATTAATTATTGCGGGCTTTTTTTATTTCCTATTTAATATAAATTATCTTCAGCACTCACCAATTTCAATTTCCAATTCTCCATTGCTGTTCCTTGCAGCTTTAAATTACTGGTTAGGTAATAAAGCCTCTGGGTTGCGATACCATCGGGTGCTTGCTCAAAGCGCTGTTTCAACCAATAAGGCGGAATCGACTGGCTGTATGCGGTTGCACGAACTGACAGTTTTTTCTTGTTAATGCCTTTAGGCAGTTTCACCGAATAAATCAGTTGGTCTTGCCCGGGATAACTCAGGCTGTTGCTCGGGTTTTGATAATCACTATCTTGCCGAGCTTTTCCATGTGGGTCGGTCGCTTGCATAAACTGATACATCACTGCGCCCTGAGGTTTGAAGTAACTGGCTTCTCGCCAACCTCTGGGAAGTAATCTGTTATCTTTTACCGATGTCACACGGTGAATAAAACTGGTAGTAAATTCATTTTGAGCATTTAAATTCAGCTCTTCATAAATTTGTACCTGATTTTCTTGAGTGATTTTTTCATAGTGAGGCTGATAACTGTTTTGATCGGGCAAAAACTCAGTTTCTAGTGGCTTGCTATTCGCACCTACGATAACACCCACTTTATTGGTTTTTCCTGATTGCCAAATAACTTTGCCATCATTTAAAACCTGAAAATCAATAAACATTCGTCTAAATGCCACACCGCTAGGTAATCTGTGACCACTTTTATTTTTTAAAATCACTTGAGTGGTTAAAGTATCACCGGCGAGAGATAAAATGTTGGCACTGATATCCAGCGTATTTTTCTGTGCTTGCTGAACCATGCTATCTATTGCCAGTTGATTTCCGGTGGTGGCTGAGGTCATATAATCTGTTTTCCCAACACCCAGAATATCTGAAAACTGATTAAACATTTCCAGCAAGAAAACATTCATACCGACATGGGTATGACGTTTGTAATTATCTCGCATCGGAATATCAAGATCTTCTTGGGGCAAGGTATAAGCGGCTTCTGCCACGCTAGTATCTTGAATCGTAGCAATTTTGGTTACTAGTTGGTCAATTGAAATTGATTTGCCCGGGTCGCTATTATCCAGTTTAAAGTCACTCGGCATATGACAATCTTGACAACTTTGAAACTCATCATTTGAATCGTTTGAGCTATCTGACACTGCGAAAATACTGTTCTGCCATTCCAAGAAAGTCGCTTGCTCAATGCTGTGGTTATAATCGGAAAAAGGGGTTTCGGCTGCTGCGGCAGTTAATACCGGAAATTCATTATTCTTCATGCCAATATTCGGCAAGTTAATCGTGTGGCAAGTGCCGCACATTTGTGAATCGCTGGTGTAATGGTTTTTAACCGGCTTGCTGTTTAGCGCATGCTCCATTGGTTTTTCGCTAACATCAAATGGGCCATTAATTTTATCTGCCGGGCCTGCATTAAACTGGCCGGTATTATTATGAAACATCATATAAGCCAGTTCTTTCGGTGTGGCGAAAGTTAGCCAATCAGCTTGCTTGGGCTGCCAGTCTTTAATTGCTTTGGCATTTGGTGCGTCTATATGATGGCAAACCATACAGCTAATGCCTTCTCTGGCCAGTTCGCCGTACTTATCATATTGCAAACTACCGGCTTGTTTTTGCAGTTGCTGATCTTGCTTGGTTAGCGCTTCGCTTAAATAGTAATAATCGACTTTGAAATTAGCATCGAGCGACGGATCTTTTTTAGCATCTTCGGTTAATTGCCTTTGTCCCATTGCGCCATGGCAGCTTAAACAAGTATTGGTGACTGCTTGCTGAGTTGCCTTTAACGGTGCTTTTAATTGTTCGGGATGATTAATCGCGTCGTTTTTTAGAATCGCCATTTCAGTTTCTAATTGAGAATGAAAAATCGGATCACGCCCAGCCAGCCCCATGGGTGACCAGCGCCATTCGCCAAATTCCGAAATATTAAAACCATCGCCATAATTAGGGCCGGTTTGAATAAACATGCTAACCCCTGACGGCGAACCACCTAGGCCGCCATGACAGCCAAGGCAATTATCAGAAGTAACATATTTTTGTAGATGGCCCGCAGGCATCGGCACATGATCTAACCATTGCGGTGGGAATTTTTTGACACTAGATGGATCGACTTTACTGATTTGAGGAAAGGTATCAATAAAGGCTTGGTTTGCTTGAGAAGTTGAATTTTTAACTACGGCGGCTGAGTTGTCCAAGGAGCTATGGTTACTGAATATTTTTTGCAGCTTTTTATCTGCTGTCTGTTTGGCCGCTTGTTGCTGAGTATTCCAAGGTAATTGTGAAGTAGGCAACTCAATGAGCGACTGCACAAATGGATCATTTTTTAATTGTTCGATTGGCCCACTATCAAAATGACTCGGCGTTCGCCAAGAGTTATCCACCATAAATTGAAGTGGTTCTCCGGAAAAACCTTTTATATTGGCTAAATCACTAAAAGTCAGCTCACTTTCAGCTGATGCGTGGCAGCGAATACAAGGCATAGCAAAGCCAGAGTAGCGCAGTTGTACCGCACTGTTGTCTCGATTAGCTCGAGTATCTACTTGCTGATCTATTGCTTGGCCTAGGCTAACACTGCCCCAAAACCAACCATCTGCCGAAGCGCTGCTGTTTTTAACCATCACAGTCCATTCGCTAATCAAACTATCGATTAACCGGTCGTAATCTCGATTGGTTGGATATGCAGGGTTATTTTTTAATTCTTGATAAAGTGCAGCAGGCGGTGAAAACATTTCTTTAATAATCATCGCACCATCAGGAATTTCTCCCTTTCTGCCATTGACCAGCCATTTCATTACTCCTGGTGAATAATAAATCCTGACGGCTGGGTGAGATCCGTAATATTTTCCATCAATCCATGGGCCGGTATCGCGTACATCCTTATCGCGTATCCAGCCTAAATCTACATAGCGCCTTTGCTGAATCCAGTTATATAACTGAGTTTCATAATCGACTAAAGGCATGCTGCCGGGTAATGGTAAGCTGGCAGGCTGACCAAAATTACTGGGTGATTCTGCATGTGTGTTTCTGGCTGGGGTTTGAATACAGGAAAGTAAAAAGATCGACATCATGCTGACTAGGCAGAAGCTTAACCAGCGAGCTGATGCAAAAGCCATTTTTTTTGTTATCAGGTTCAAAATCTGTCTCCCTCAGATTTTTAAATGGGCAGAGCCATTTTTCAATTTTTCAACCTGAAGATTGTAGCAGGGTGTTTTTAAATACTTGTTACCGTATTGAAATGGTTTGGTGTTGGAAAATAACAAAAGAACTAAATATCCCTATCTATTATCAAAATTCTGAAGATAATTAGCCGATAACAACAAAAACAAAGCCAGCCATGATTGCCGAACCTTTTGACAAATCTACAGCCAGACCCTTGGATAGAATCCAAACTCAGCCTAGTTATGTGGCTCATACTGCGTTCAATCAGGCTACCGCATGTGTGCTGTGCAGCTTAAATTGTGGTTTGCGAGTCAATGTTGAAAACAATCAAATCACCGACATTACAGCAGATCTAGAACACCCATTTAGCAAGGGACATAGTTGTAACAAGGCCTATAGCATCGGTAAATACAATCAGCATAAGCAGCGTGTTACCCAGCCACTGAAAAGAAATCTACAAGGTGAGTTTGAGCCAGTGAGCTGGGATGAAGCTATCGCTGAAATCGGCACAAAACTGCGCACGATTCTTGACCGCGATGGCGGCAAAGCTTTGGCAATTGCCGGTTTGGGTGGCCAAGGTAATCATTTGGATATTACCTATGGATTGTCACTGCTGCAGCTGGCAAAAAGTCCGTGGTGGTTCAGTGCTTATGCACAAGAAAAAACCCAGCATGCTCTGTTAGATCGTCAAATGGTTAAGGCACCTTTGCATGGTGTGCTGCATCCAGATCCGTGGAATAGTGATTGTTTGCTATTGGTCGGCACTAACCCAGTTCATTCAAATCGTGGTTATGCTTCAGCAACAAAGCTGCGTCAATTTGCTAAAGATCCGAAAAAAATACTGATTGCGATCGATCCACGAATTCATGAATCATCCCGCTTGGCAAAAACTCACTTGCCATTAAAGCCGGGCAGCGATGTTTGGCTATTTAGCGGCATGTTGAAACATATTCTAACGAGACAGTTATATGACCAGCGCTTTGTAAGTAACAGCACTAGCCAATTTGAACAACTGCAGCAATTGATGGCAGATGTAGACCTCACTGAAATGGCAACCCGTTGTGAGTTAACGCCTGAGCTGATTATTCAAGCCGCAGAAAGCTACGCCAATGCAGAGCGCGGTTGTATTTTTTACGACACCGGAATTGAATGGGTTCCCAATAGCACTTTAGTGTCTTGGTTAATACGGGTGCTCATTAGTATTACCGGCAATTTATGCCGTGATGGCGGTAATCACTACCGACCAACTTTTACACCGAATACGCATTTGCTGGAGCAAAAGTCATTTACCGACACTCAGTCGGGCATACACGGGATTCCTGCACTTGGCCCATTTGATATGTTTTCGCCTAATTTGCTGCCAGAAGAAATTATTGATGGGCCGATTCGGGCGTTAATTGTCGAAGGGGCAAATCCGTTACGCAGTTATTCAGGGTCACAAGAGCAATCAGCAGCATTAAAGCAATTAGAACTTTTGGTGGTAATTGAACCGGCGATGACTGAAACAGCGATGCAAGCCGATTATGTACTGCCCAGCCCAACCGGTTATGAAAAGTGGGACTGGAGTACTTTTGGTCGGCATTTTCCTGGTATTTATGCGCATTTACGTCCGCCAGTGACTCAGTGCCAGCATAATGCCCTGCCAGAGCCAGAAATTTTCCACCGAATTGCTCAAGCCAGCGGCCTTTTGCCGTCACCACCCAACTGGCTACGGCGTTTAGCAGAAAAAGGGCCGAATAGTTTTGGCTTGCCTGCGGCAGGCGCTGCGATGGCTTTTATCGATAGCAAAGCCAGTTCAAGAGCAGCATTTGCTCGCTGGGTATTCTGGGCGTATCAATTGATTGGGCCGCAGCTACCTTCGCCTGCTTTAGCGAGTATTTGGGTTAACTGCCAGCTGTTTGCTTTGACGCGAAGAAAAAATGTATTGAATGTTTTCCCGCAATGGAAAGCTTTATTGCCGACCCAAATGGGTAAAAACCTATTCCAGAAAATTATCGAAAATCCTAGCGGATTAGAAGTCGCGAGAATGGATCAAAAATCTCCCTTTAAAGAGAGTTGCGGCTGGCGAGATAAAAAAGTGCGATTGTTGCCAGCATTTATTCCTGAGCTATATCGTGCTTGCTTAAGTAATCCGGCGGGCGATTTAATTAAGCATCCAGATTTTCCGTTAATGCTTGCGGCTGGAGAGCGTTCACCTTGGACGGCGAATACCATTCAAAGAGATCCGCAATGGCGTAAAGGTAAAGGGCAAAGTTGTCGGTTAAGAATTCATCCAACAGTCGCTGAGCAGCATGGTTTGTCAGCAGATGATTGGGTTAGATTAGAAACCCCTTGGGGAAAAGCCGAATTAGCGATAGTGCTCGATAAAGGAATGCGGTTGGATAATCTATCGATCCCCAATGGAATGGGCTTGTTATATCCCAACGATAAAGGTCAGCTAGAAGCGTTTGGAGTGAATCCAAACCAGCTAACGGGAACGGAGTGGCGTGATGAAATTACTGGTATTCCGGCGCATAAAACCGTTCCTTGCCGGATTTTTAAAATAAATGAAGTCTGAAAGTGTTATCTATAGTGATGGTTCGCCAATTTATAACTGTGTTAATGAAAATGGTTTTGCTCATCATAAAACTGTTCATTTAGGATCTGATATTGCCGCGCATACAACAATGCCGGGAGTTCATAGAGTGGCTTCGTTATTAAAAAGATGGATTTTAGGTGCATATCAAGGGGCAATACAAGAAAAGCAGCTAGAATATTATCTTGATGAATATGCCTTCAGATTTAATCGTCGAAAATCAAACTCTAGAGGGCTATTATTTTACCGGCTACTTGAACAAGCAGTCATAACCACTCCGATAACTTATAACGAAATAAAATCGCGATAATACTACATCTAGTAGCTGGCCGAGCTAAGTGGATAGCCCTTTTAAATATCCGGTGGCGAAAATAAGGGAAAAAAGAGAAGGATTTATGAGGAACATAACCAGCGAAGAACTTTTTCCGGGAGATATTCTAATTCAAACACGCAAAAATTGTACTTCAGCTGCTAATATCCCTCCTGCAGCATTCCACAGCATGCTCTGGTGTTGTTTGGGCCATACTGACTCTCGACCAGTAATTCACTCTGTATTACCATCTGAAAATTTTCAATATAATGGTGTTCTTCAACAAAATGCTTCATCCTATATAAAAAAACATCCATGTTACATCATAAGATGTAACGATTCAGAACTTGCAGATTATGCAAAAAATTACGCGAAAATTTGGGCAATAAGTACTGATGGAAGCATCGAAGAATATCTTCTCCAGAAAGACAGAATAAAAAGAAAAAAAGAAATAAGAAATAGTATGGATGATCCAGACACCCCTCTTCTAACTCCATTTGGTATTTCATCTATCGAAAAAAGATCTCTCGATAAAGAAAAAAACATATGGGGTACAAGTGCGATACTGAAATCTTATCAGGCTTATATTCGAGGAGAATCTAAAATAAGTTTAAGTGAAAACATAGGCGTTTACTGCATTCAATTTATACTTTGTTGCTATCAAGCTGCCGCGATAAAGAAATCAATTTCAAATGGCTCGATGAAACTACCAATTGAACTACAAATTAGAGCAATGCACGATAAAAGATTCTCTTCTAAGAATTTAGCCTTGACAACCGAAGTATTAAAATATAGCAATGAAATTTCTCAAGAAATTCCTATTTCATTGCAACATTATGCTAAGCGTTGTTATTTAGAAGATGTGCTAAAAATATTATTGTCAGAAGATCTATTTTCATTAGTCGGTAGACTTAATTAATTTAAAAAATGCAGGCTCGATACACTCAATCACAATAACAACACAATAACGCCAACACAATAACGCCACCCAAGATATTATTTATACCCGCCAAAAAACATTTGATTTCTCATCTGGTTGCCATTGATTTAATCTGTGAAAACCGTTGATTTTTGCAGGAGCGGCACTTGAAAAAGTTGTCATTTTCACATCATGCCATCACCCAGAGCTATTCTATACGATCCGAAAGAAAATCCATTTCTCCATGTAATTTCGCGTTGTGTTAGGCGAGGGTGGCTGTGTGGGGAAGATCCGACGCTGCTCAAAAAACACCGTAAAAATTACGATCATCGCCGCCAATGGATTGTCGATAGAATTGATCGACTGAGCAAGGCGTTTGCGGTGGATATTGCTGCTTACGCCGTGATGTCGAATCACTATCATCTCGTTGTATATATTGATGTTGAACGGGCAAAGAACTGGGATATCAAGCAGGTGCTGTTGCATTACTGTAAAGTATTTTCACCTCATCCATGGGTTAAAGATTACTTAGATCCAAGCAAGCGCCAATTGCTTACTCAAATGCAAACTCAATGGGTCGAAGAAACTGCTGATACTATTTACCGCAAACGATTATATTCCATTAGCTGGTTTATGCGCTCAATTAATGAGCCGTTAGCAAGAATGGCAAACGCGGAAGATTTATGCAAAGGACGTTTCTGGGAGGGGCGTTTCAAGGCGCAAGCATTGCTGGATCAACAAGCCCTGCTAACCTGCATGGCTTATGTCGACCTAAATCCATTGCGTGCCGGTATTGCACAAACGCCAGAAAGTTCGAATTACACTTCGGTTCAAGTGCGAGTAGAAACGGAATTACCTGCTAGTAATCATCGTAGAAAGAAAAGCCGAAAAACAAATGGTCAGCGTCGCTACGATTACAATTTCGCCCGATTAAAACCTTTTGTTGATAGCGAAACTAAGTCCAGCATTAACATCAAAGATAAAATTCATTCGCTGCCATTTAAATTAAAAGATTATTTGGAATTGGTTGATGCCAGTGCTCGCATGGCGCGAACTGATAAAAAATATCATATGGACGATAGTTTGCCACCAATTTTTGAACGATTAGAAATCGAAACAAATGCACGCTGGTGGGCTTCTGCCATGAGTGGTCGCAGCACTGTAATGGCCAGTGCGCGACAGTTTGCCCATGCGATGGGGAGCGCGCTGAACCTCAAACAGTTCAAAGAGCGGGTCAAGCAACAAACCGAAACTTGGCGACAGCAAACACTATCACCAGGAAAACAACCACCCTCTTGATGCTCATTTTTATTGAGTGGATTTAAATCCAGAACTTTTAAAATAAGATGTAATTTAAATAACCGGGCTGATCCGGTTCTCGTCGTGGCATTAATTTAATATAATTGCATTAAAAACGAAGCAATCGACCACTGCAATCATATTTAATGTTAGTGTTTTAGTGTTATTCCGGTCATTAGGTTTTTAGATTGAGGTATAGTTTAAATTATGGGTGGCGTGCTATTTTGCTATTTTGTTGCGCGGATTCGTATCATAAGTGCATAACCTCTGTTCGCTAACAGAGGTTGAGCTAAAAGAAGAGCTCAGATATTTTCTCTGTTGGCGACCAAACCAAACAGAGGCCACTATGGGCTACAAACATCTGAGCTCCGAAGAAAGATACTATATTGAGACACGCTTGAAAATGGGTGACTCGCTTAACACTATCGCCAGCAGCCTTCAGCGCAACCAGAGTACACTTTCCAGAGAAGTGAAACGCAACACAGGATTACGAGGCTATCGCCATAAACAAGCTCAAGCATTTGCCCAGAAACGCCTTGAAGACAAGCCTAAACAGAGAAAGATTACTGGCGCTACTGTCGATTATATTTGCTATGGATTAAAGGAAAATTGGAGTCCGGAACAAATTGCGGGGCGCGCAGGCAAAGATGGTTTGTTTAAGATGCACCATCAGACGATTTATAATTTTATTCGTAAAGACAAAAGATTAGGCGGGTTACTGTATCGCTACTTGCCCAGGAAATTAAAACCTTATCGAAAGAAATACGGTAGTTCCGGTGGCTCGTGCAAAGGTATTCCAGGGCGGATAGGAATAGAAGATCGCCCAACCATTGTTGATACCAGAGCACGTATTGGAGACTGGGAAGCTGATACCATTATTGGAAAAGGTCACCAAGGTGCGATTGCAACGATTGATGAGCGAAAGAGCAAGCTTCGTCTGGCAATGCCGGTTCAGAAAAAAACAACAGAAAATGTTGTCGGGGCGCTGATTAGCTTACTACTGCCGCTTAAAAAGCATGTTAAAACAATAACATTTGATAATGGAAGAGAGTTCGCTAGCCATCAAAACTTAAGCAAAAAAATTAAGTGCGACAATTATTTTGCAAAACCTTATAGCTCTTGGGAAAGGGGGCAGAATGAAAATGCCAATGGATTGTTACGACGTTACTTCCCAAAGACAATGTCTTTGAAAAATGTTAAAAACCAAGAAGTGATAGAAGCGGTTGATCGATTGAATAGTCGCCCAAGAAAATGTTTGAATTACCAAACTGCATACGAAGCATTTGAAGCAGAAACCAAGATCAGTAGAAAACAATTACTGGGTTATGCACTTAAGATTTGAATTCAGGTTGTGCTATTTTGTTATATAATTGCATTAAAAACGAAGCAATCGACCACTGCAATCATATTTAATGTTAGTGTTTTAGTGTTATTCCGGTCATTAGGTTTTTAGATTGAGGTATAGTTTAAATTATGGGTGGCGTGCTGTTTTGCGTGCTGTTTTTATAGATATTCGTAGAATAAAAACCAAAAAACCTGCAATGAATGCAGGTTTTTTAAATAATTATTAACTGATCATCAGTTATTGGTAAGAATAACCGCATCTTGCCATTGCTTAAATCCACGCCTTGCCAAAGGATGAAAAAAGCTGGCATGGGCAAAAGTATCTTCTAGTGGTAGATCCTTTAAAGGCGAAGGTACTTGTAATAACCCTGAGCCATTGTCCATCTCGGCTAAGTAAGGCACGCCAGAC
This window encodes:
- a CDS encoding molybdopterin-containing oxidoreductase family protein; the encoded protein is MDRIQTQPSYVAHTAFNQATACVLCSLNCGLRVNVENNQITDITADLEHPFSKGHSCNKAYSIGKYNQHKQRVTQPLKRNLQGEFEPVSWDEAIAEIGTKLRTILDRDGGKALAIAGLGGQGNHLDITYGLSLLQLAKSPWWFSAYAQEKTQHALLDRQMVKAPLHGVLHPDPWNSDCLLLVGTNPVHSNRGYASATKLRQFAKDPKKILIAIDPRIHESSRLAKTHLPLKPGSDVWLFSGMLKHILTRQLYDQRFVSNSTSQFEQLQQLMADVDLTEMATRCELTPELIIQAAESYANAERGCIFYDTGIEWVPNSTLVSWLIRVLISITGNLCRDGGNHYRPTFTPNTHLLEQKSFTDTQSGIHGIPALGPFDMFSPNLLPEEIIDGPIRALIVEGANPLRSYSGSQEQSAALKQLELLVVIEPAMTETAMQADYVLPSPTGYEKWDWSTFGRHFPGIYAHLRPPVTQCQHNALPEPEIFHRIAQASGLLPSPPNWLRRLAEKGPNSFGLPAAGAAMAFIDSKASSRAAFARWVFWAYQLIGPQLPSPALASIWVNCQLFALTRRKNVLNVFPQWKALLPTQMGKNLFQKIIENPSGLEVARMDQKSPFKESCGWRDKKVRLLPAFIPELYRACLSNPAGDLIKHPDFPLMLAAGERSPWTANTIQRDPQWRKGKGQSCRLRIHPTVAEQHGLSADDWVRLETPWGKAELAIVLDKGMRLDNLSIPNGMGLLYPNDKGQLEAFGVNPNQLTGTEWRDEITGIPAHKTVPCRIFKINEV
- a CDS encoding IS30 family transposase codes for the protein MGYKHLSSEERYYIETRLKMGDSLNTIASSLQRNQSTLSREVKRNTGLRGYRHKQAQAFAQKRLEDKPKQRKITGATVDYICYGLKENWSPEQIAGRAGKDGLFKMHHQTIYNFIRKDKRLGGLLYRYLPRKLKPYRKKYGSSGGSCKGIPGRIGIEDRPTIVDTRARIGDWEADTIIGKGHQGAIATIDERKSKLRLAMPVQKKTTENVVGALISLLLPLKKHVKTITFDNGREFASHQNLSKKIKCDNYFAKPYSSWERGQNENANGLLRRYFPKTMSLKNVKNQEVIEAVDRLNSRPRKCLNYQTAYEAFEAETKISRKQLLGYALKI
- the mtnN gene encoding 5'-methylthioadenosine/S-adenosylhomocysteine nucleosidase, yielding MSSQQHYQQQPIGIIGAMDQEVALLREKLTHSESLSFGGIEFYTGELDGTPVVLQKCGIGKVNAAIGTTLMADRFNPSCIINTGSAGGFDPSLNVGDVVISTEVRHHDVDVTAFGYEYGQVPRMPAAFTPCETLAEQAIKALEQLRSQGDHHYHIDRGLIITGDTFMQCESKIAETKARFPQTKAVEMEAAAIAQVCHQLSVPFLVIRSLSDIAGKESSVSFDEFLVTAATHSAEMVMAIINQVTADQLSPSPVAA
- a CDS encoding transposase, with product MPSPRAILYDPKENPFLHVISRCVRRGWLCGEDPTLLKKHRKNYDHRRQWIVDRIDRLSKAFAVDIAAYAVMSNHYHLVVYIDVERAKNWDIKQVLLHYCKVFSPHPWVKDYLDPSKRQLLTQMQTQWVEETADTIYRKRLYSISWFMRSINEPLARMANAEDLCKGRFWEGRFKAQALLDQQALLTCMAYVDLNPLRAGIAQTPESSNYTSVQVRVETELPASNHRRKKSRKTNGQRRYDYNFARLKPFVDSETKSSINIKDKIHSLPFKLKDYLELVDASARMARTDKKYHMDDSLPPIFERLEIETNARWWASAMSGRSTVMASARQFAHAMGSALNLKQFKERVKQQTETWRQQTLSPGKQPPS